One Streptomyces sp. B21-105 genomic region harbors:
- a CDS encoding cysteine desulfurase/sulfurtransferase TusA family protein, whose product MSYFDAASAAPLHPVARQALSASLDEGWADPGRLYREGRRARMLLDAAREAAAEAVGCRPDELVFTSSGTRAVHSGIAGALAGRRRVGRHLIVSAVEHSSVLHSAEAFEAEGGVVTRTPVTRTGAVAVESYADALRSDTALACLQSANHEVGTEQPVAAVAELCREAGVPLLVDAAQSLGWAAVEGPWSLLAASAHKWGGPSGVGLLVVRKGVRFAPQGPVDERESGRAAGFENLPAIVAAAASLRAVRAQGAAEADRLRELTARIRARVAALVPEVEVVGDPERRLPGIVTFSCLYADGEALLHELDRAGFSVSSGSSCTSSTLTPSHVLRAMGVLSEGNVRVSLPTGAAADDVERFLDVLPGAVAAVREKLGAPPLPGPADPRKVAPAGDTPVVDTPVVDTPVGGSPVGDVLVVDALGRRCPIPVIELAKVIGEVPVGGTVRVLSDDEAARLDIPAWCEMRGQEYAGEEPADRGSAYVVRRLS is encoded by the coding sequence GTGTCCTACTTCGACGCCGCATCGGCCGCCCCCCTGCATCCCGTCGCCCGTCAGGCCCTGTCGGCCTCGCTCGACGAGGGGTGGGCCGATCCCGGCCGTCTGTACCGGGAGGGTCGGCGGGCCCGGATGCTGCTGGACGCGGCGCGGGAGGCGGCGGCCGAGGCCGTCGGCTGCCGGCCGGACGAGCTGGTGTTCACGTCCTCCGGGACGCGGGCCGTGCACTCCGGGATCGCGGGCGCGCTGGCGGGGCGTCGGCGGGTCGGACGTCACCTGATCGTGTCAGCCGTCGAACACTCCTCGGTACTGCATTCGGCCGAGGCGTTCGAGGCTGAGGGCGGGGTGGTGACCCGGACGCCTGTGACGCGGACCGGTGCGGTCGCCGTCGAGTCGTACGCCGACGCCCTGCGCTCCGACACCGCGCTGGCCTGTCTGCAGTCGGCCAACCACGAGGTGGGCACCGAGCAGCCGGTGGCCGCGGTGGCCGAGCTGTGCCGGGAGGCGGGAGTGCCATTGCTGGTGGACGCCGCGCAGTCGCTGGGGTGGGCGGCAGTGGAGGGGCCCTGGTCGCTGCTGGCGGCGAGCGCGCACAAGTGGGGCGGGCCCTCGGGCGTCGGGCTGCTCGTCGTGCGCAAGGGCGTCCGGTTCGCGCCGCAAGGGCCCGTGGACGAGCGGGAGTCGGGGCGGGCGGCCGGGTTCGAGAACCTTCCGGCGATCGTGGCCGCGGCGGCCTCGCTGCGGGCGGTGCGGGCTCAGGGGGCGGCCGAGGCGGACCGGCTGCGGGAGCTGACGGCGCGGATCCGCGCGCGGGTGGCGGCCCTCGTCCCGGAAGTGGAGGTCGTCGGGGATCCGGAGCGGCGACTGCCCGGGATCGTCACCTTCTCCTGTCTGTACGCGGACGGGGAGGCGCTGCTGCACGAGCTGGACCGGGCGGGTTTCTCGGTCTCGTCCGGGTCGTCCTGCACCAGCAGCACGCTGACGCCCAGCCATGTGCTGCGGGCGATGGGGGTGCTGAGTGAGGGAAACGTGCGGGTCTCGTTGCCGACGGGGGCGGCCGCGGACGACGTGGAGCGGTTCCTGGACGTGCTGCCGGGGGCCGTGGCGGCGGTGCGGGAGAAGCTCGGGGCGCCGCCTCTGCCCGGTCCGGCGGATCCGCGGAAGGTCGCGCCGGCCGGGGACACACCGGTCGTGGACACACCGGTCGTGGACACGCCGGTGGGGGGCTCGCCGGTGGGGGACGTGCTTGTGGTGGACGCGCTGGGCAGGCGGTGCCCGATCCCTGTCATCGAGTTGGCGAAGGTCATCGGGGAGGTGCCGGTGGGCGGCACGGTGCGGGTGCTGTCCGACGACGAGGCGGCCCGGCTCGACATCCCCGCGTGGTGCGAGATGCGGGGGCAGGAGTACGCCGGTGAGGAGCCGGCGGACCGAGGCTCTGCCTACGTGGTCCGCCGGCTCTCCTGA
- the ctaC gene encoding aa3-type cytochrome oxidase subunit II: MSPNGSDLPRCLKGAGGTPTSRRPMRRKLLQAMTAGLVLATATGCTYKDFPRLGMPTPVTEEAPRILSLWQGSWAAALATGVLVWGLILWSAFFHRRSRTKVEVPPQTRYNMPIEALYTVVPIIIVSVLFYFTARDESKLLSLDKKPDVTVNVVGFQWSWCFNYIENVDGSTGDAKTDEDLAAIPDRYKKDFPSDAGGVYTCGTPGERNPDTNNPGPTLWLPKGKTVRFVLTSRDVIHSFWVVPFLMKQDVIPGHTNSFQVTPNREGTFMGKCAELCGVDHSRMLFNVKVVSPEVYEKHLKDIAKNGQTGYVPAGIEQTSPEKNRESNIL, translated from the coding sequence GTGAGTCCCAACGGCTCCGACCTCCCCCGCTGCCTGAAGGGCGCGGGTGGTACCCCCACGTCGCGGCGCCCGATGCGGCGGAAGCTGCTGCAGGCAATGACCGCGGGCCTGGTCCTGGCGACCGCCACCGGTTGCACATACAAGGACTTCCCCCGCCTTGGTATGCCCACCCCGGTCACAGAAGAGGCTCCGCGGATCCTCTCCCTGTGGCAGGGCTCCTGGGCTGCCGCGCTGGCCACCGGCGTGCTGGTGTGGGGCCTGATCCTGTGGAGTGCTTTCTTCCACCGGCGCAGCCGCACAAAGGTCGAAGTTCCTCCGCAGACCCGGTACAACATGCCCATCGAGGCGCTGTACACGGTCGTCCCCATCATCATCGTCTCGGTGCTGTTCTACTTCACGGCACGTGACGAGTCGAAGCTGCTGAGCCTCGACAAGAAGCCGGATGTCACGGTCAACGTGGTGGGCTTCCAGTGGAGCTGGTGCTTCAACTACATCGAGAACGTCGACGGCTCCACCGGGGACGCGAAGACCGACGAGGACCTGGCCGCGATCCCGGACAGGTACAAGAAGGACTTCCCGTCCGACGCGGGCGGCGTCTACACCTGCGGCACCCCCGGCGAGCGGAACCCGGACACCAACAACCCAGGCCCGACCCTCTGGCTCCCCAAGGGCAAGACGGTCCGGTTCGTCCTCACCTCTCGTGACGTCATCCACTCCTTCTGGGTGGTGCCGTTCCTGATGAAGCAGGACGTCATCCCGGGCCACACCAACTCCTTCCAGGTGACGCCCAACCGCGAGGGCACCTTCATGGGCAAGTGCGCCGAGCTGTGCGGCGTCGACCACTCCCGGATGCTCTTCAACGTGAAGGTCGTCTCTCCGGAGGTCTACGAGAAGCACCTGAAGGACATCGCCAAGAACGGGCAGACCGGTTACGTTCCGGCCGGCATCGAGCAGACGAGCCCCGAGAAGAACCGGGAGTCGAACATCCTGTGA
- the ctaE gene encoding aa3-type cytochrome oxidase subunit III encodes MSVVATATTVETGHAHPSVNRPNLTSVGTIIWLSSELMFFAALFAMYFTLRSVTGPDHWKEMAEALNLPFSATNTTILVLSSLTCQLGVFAAERGDVKKLRMWFIVTFIMGAIFIGGQIYEYTELVKKDGLSLSSDPYGSVFYLTTGFHGMHVTGGLIAFLFVLGRTYAAKRFTHEQATAAIVVSYYWHFVDVVWIGLFATIYLIK; translated from the coding sequence ATGTCGGTCGTGGCGACAGCAACGACAGTAGAAACCGGGCACGCGCACCCGTCGGTCAATCGGCCGAACCTCACCAGCGTCGGAACCATCATCTGGCTGAGCTCCGAGCTGATGTTCTTCGCGGCCCTCTTCGCGATGTACTTCACCCTGCGATCGGTGACGGGTCCTGATCACTGGAAGGAGATGGCCGAGGCACTCAACCTCCCGTTCTCGGCCACCAACACCACGATCCTGGTGCTCTCCTCCCTCACCTGCCAGCTCGGCGTCTTCGCCGCCGAGCGCGGTGACGTGAAGAAGCTCAGGATGTGGTTCATCGTCACCTTCATCATGGGTGCGATCTTCATCGGCGGTCAGATCTACGAGTACACGGAGTTGGTGAAGAAGGACGGGCTCTCGCTCTCCTCCGACCCGTACGGCTCGGTGTTCTACCTGACCACCGGCTTCCACGGCATGCACGTGACGGGCGGCCTCATCGCCTTCCTGTTCGTCCTCGGGCGCACCTACGCGGCCAAGAGGTTCACCCACGAGCAGGCGACCGCGGCCATCGTCGTGTCCTACTACTGGCACTTCGTCGATGTCGTCTGGATCGGCCTCTTCGCCACGATCTACCTGATCAAGTAG
- the qcrA gene encoding cytochrome bc1 complex Rieske iron-sulfur subunit, which produces MSSQDIPEENLPVEQGHAHGAVDVADEQNPFADPGLPPHEHRVQDIDERAAKRSERAVAFLFTLSMLATVGFIASFVAIPADKSIFVFPIGHLSALNFALGLTLGTALFTIGAGAVHWARTLMSDVEVADERHPIAADPEVRAKVHADFRQGAKESAFGRRKLIRNTLFGAVALVPLSGVVLLRDLGPLPGDKLRHTLWAKGKLLVNMNTNEPLRPSDVAVGSLTFAKPEGLEEHDEDFQNEIAKAALMIVRLQPENIKDKRELEWSHDGIVAYSKICTHVGCPISLYEQQTHHVLCPCHQSTFDLSDGARVIFGPAGHALPQLRIGVNDEGYLEAHGDFEEPVGPAFWERG; this is translated from the coding sequence ATGAGTAGCCAAGACATTCCAGAAGAGAACCTGCCCGTAGAGCAGGGCCACGCGCACGGCGCGGTGGACGTCGCGGACGAGCAGAACCCGTTCGCGGACCCCGGTCTGCCGCCCCACGAGCACCGCGTCCAGGACATCGACGAGCGGGCCGCCAAGCGGTCCGAGCGTGCCGTCGCCTTCCTGTTCACGCTGTCGATGCTCGCCACCGTCGGTTTCATCGCCTCGTTCGTGGCGATCCCCGCCGACAAGTCGATCTTCGTTTTCCCGATCGGCCACCTCAGCGCGCTGAACTTCGCGCTGGGTCTGACGCTGGGCACGGCGCTGTTCACCATCGGCGCCGGCGCGGTCCACTGGGCCCGCACCCTGATGTCGGACGTGGAGGTCGCCGACGAGCGTCACCCGATCGCCGCCGACCCCGAGGTCCGCGCCAAGGTCCACGCGGACTTCCGGCAGGGCGCCAAGGAGTCCGCGTTCGGCCGCCGCAAGCTGATCCGCAACACGCTGTTCGGCGCGGTCGCCCTGGTGCCGCTCTCCGGCGTCGTGCTGCTGCGCGACCTCGGCCCGCTGCCCGGGGACAAGCTGCGGCACACGCTGTGGGCGAAGGGCAAGCTGCTCGTCAACATGAACACGAACGAGCCGCTGCGTCCCTCGGACGTCGCGGTCGGTTCTCTCACCTTCGCCAAGCCCGAGGGCCTGGAGGAGCACGACGAGGACTTCCAGAACGAGATCGCCAAGGCGGCCCTGATGATCGTCCGGCTGCAGCCGGAGAACATCAAGGACAAGCGCGAGCTCGAGTGGTCGCACGACGGCATCGTGGCGTACTCGAAGATCTGCACCCACGTCGGTTGCCCGATCTCCCTGTACGAGCAGCAGACGCACCACGTGCTGTGCCCCTGCCACCAGTCCACCTTCGACCTCTCCGACGGCGCCCGAGTGATCTTCGGTCCCGCCGGTCACGCCCTGCCGCAGCTGCGCATCGGCGTGAACGACGAGGGCTACCTCGAGGCGCACGGCGACTTCGAGGAGCCCGTCGGTCCTGCTTTCTGGGAGCGCGGATGA
- the qcrC gene encoding cytochrome bc1 complex diheme cytochrome c subunit, which translates to MKKLSARRRHPLAALVVLVLSLACTGWLFSALAPASKAQADDTAQSLAIDEGKKLYAVGCASCHGTGGQGSSDGPSLVGVGAAAVDFQVGSGRMPAATSQGPQVVKKKNIYSQAQIDQLAAYVASLGAGPTVPTEAEYGPEGADIAKGGDLFRTNCAQCHNFTGKGGALTKGKFAPTLEDVDPKHIYEAMQTGPQNMPSFPDTTLSEQNKKDIIAYLHAVNSSDTENPGGLELGGLGPVSEGLFAWIFGLGALIAVAVWVAARTAKAKKS; encoded by the coding sequence GTGAAAAAGCTCTCCGCACGACGACGCCATCCGCTGGCGGCGCTCGTCGTCCTAGTCCTATCGCTGGCATGCACAGGGTGGCTGTTCTCCGCGCTCGCGCCCGCGAGCAAGGCGCAGGCAGACGACACCGCCCAGTCCCTCGCCATCGACGAGGGCAAGAAGCTCTATGCCGTCGGCTGCGCCAGCTGCCACGGCACCGGCGGTCAGGGCAGCTCCGACGGTCCGAGCCTGGTCGGCGTGGGCGCCGCGGCCGTCGACTTCCAGGTCGGCTCCGGCCGCATGCCGGCGGCGACCTCCCAGGGCCCGCAGGTGGTGAAGAAGAAGAACATCTACTCGCAGGCGCAGATCGACCAGCTCGCCGCGTACGTCGCCTCCCTGGGCGCCGGCCCGACCGTGCCGACCGAGGCCGAGTACGGCCCGGAGGGCGCGGACATCGCCAAGGGCGGCGACCTGTTCCGCACCAACTGCGCTCAGTGCCACAACTTCACCGGCAAGGGCGGCGCCCTGACGAAGGGCAAGTTCGCTCCGACCCTCGAGGACGTGGACCCGAAGCACATCTACGAGGCCATGCAGACCGGCCCGCAGAACATGCCCTCCTTCCCCGACACCACCCTGTCGGAGCAGAACAAGAAGGACATCATCGCGTACCTGCACGCGGTCAACAGCAGCGACACCGAGAACCCCGGTGGTCTGGAGCTGGGCGGCCTCGGGCCGGTCAGTGAGGGTCTGTTCGCCTGGATCTTCGGACTCGGCGCCCTGATCGCGGTCGCCGTCTGGGTCGCCGCTCGGACCGCAAAGGCCAAGAAGTCATGA
- a CDS encoding carbohydrate kinase family protein: protein MRIAVTGSIATDHLMTFPGRFADQLVADRLHTVSLSFLVDNLDVRRGGVGANVAFGMGQLGTRPILVGAAGADFDEYRAWLDRHGVDTASVRISETLHTARFVCTTDADHNQIGSFYTGAMSEARLIELKTVADRVGGLDLVLIGADDPEAMLRHTEECRSRTIPFAADFSQQIARMNGDEIRILLEGASYLFSNEYEKGLIESKTGWSDAEILAKVGHRVTTLGARGVRIERDGEDPIEVGCPEEEAKVDPTGVGDAFRAGFLSGLAWGVSHERAAQIGCMLATLVIETVGTQEYQLRRAHFMERFTKAYGEEAGAEVRKHLA from the coding sequence GTGCGCATCGCAGTCACCGGCTCCATCGCGACAGACCACCTCATGACGTTCCCCGGCCGCTTCGCCGATCAGCTCGTCGCGGACCGTCTCCATACGGTCTCGCTCTCCTTCCTGGTCGACAACCTGGACGTCCGCCGGGGCGGGGTGGGCGCGAACGTCGCCTTCGGCATGGGACAACTCGGTACCCGCCCCATCCTGGTCGGCGCGGCGGGCGCGGACTTCGACGAGTACCGGGCCTGGCTCGACCGGCACGGCGTCGACACGGCCTCGGTCCGCATCTCCGAGACCCTGCACACCGCCCGCTTCGTGTGCACCACCGACGCCGACCACAACCAGATCGGCTCCTTCTACACGGGCGCGATGAGCGAGGCCCGACTGATCGAGCTGAAGACCGTCGCCGACCGCGTGGGCGGCCTCGACCTGGTCCTGATCGGCGCCGACGACCCGGAGGCCATGCTCCGGCACACCGAGGAGTGCCGGTCCCGCACGATCCCCTTCGCCGCCGACTTCTCCCAGCAGATCGCCCGCATGAACGGCGACGAGATCCGGATACTGCTGGAGGGCGCCTCGTACCTCTTCTCCAACGAGTACGAGAAGGGCCTCATCGAGTCGAAGACGGGCTGGTCGGACGCCGAGATCCTGGCCAAGGTCGGCCACCGCGTGACCACCCTCGGCGCGCGCGGCGTCCGCATCGAGCGGGACGGCGAGGACCCGATCGAGGTCGGCTGCCCGGAGGAGGAGGCCAAGGTCGACCCCACCGGCGTCGGCGACGCCTTCCGCGCCGGCTTCCTCTCCGGCCTCGCCTGGGGCGTCTCCCACGAGCGCGCCGCGCAGATCGGCTGCATGCTCGCCACGCTGGTGATCGAGACGGTCGGCACGCAGGAGTACCAGCTGCGTCGCGCCCACTTCATGGAGCGCTTCACCAAGGCGTACGGCGAGGAGGCCGGCGCCGAGGTCCGCAAGCACCTGGCCTGA
- a CDS encoding cytochrome c oxidase subunit 4 translates to MKIQGKMFVWLSVFVLAMAIVYGVWSKEPAGTTALFLSFGLCIMIGFYLGFTARRVDAGAQDNKEADVADDAGELGFFSPHSWQPLSLAIGGALAFLGVAVGWWLLYFSVPMIMIGLWGWVFEYYRGENRTQ, encoded by the coding sequence GTGAAGATCCAGGGCAAGATGTTCGTCTGGCTGAGCGTCTTCGTCCTCGCCATGGCGATCGTCTATGGCGTGTGGTCGAAGGAGCCGGCCGGCACCACGGCGCTCTTCCTGTCCTTCGGCCTGTGCATCATGATCGGCTTCTACCTGGGTTTCACCGCCCGGCGGGTCGACGCGGGCGCGCAGGACAACAAGGAGGCGGACGTCGCGGACGATGCCGGCGAGCTGGGCTTCTTCAGCCCGCACAGCTGGCAGCCGCTGTCGCTCGCCATCGGCGGTGCGCTGGCCTTCCTCGGTGTCGCGGTCGGCTGGTGGCTGCTCTACTTCTCCGTCCCAATGATCATGATCGGTCTGTGGGGCTGGGTCTTCGAGTACTACCGCGGTGAGAACCGCACCCAGTAA
- a CDS encoding HesB/IscA family protein encodes MSVSDEKTTVSDGILLSDAAAAKVKALLDQEGRDDLALRVAVQPGGCSGLRYQLFFDERSLDGDVVKDFDGVKVVTDRMSAPYLGGASIDFVDTIEKQGFTIDNPNATGSCACGDSFS; translated from the coding sequence ATGTCCGTATCGGACGAGAAGACCACTGTCAGCGACGGCATCCTCCTGTCCGACGCCGCCGCGGCGAAGGTCAAGGCCCTGCTCGACCAGGAAGGCCGCGACGACCTCGCGCTGCGCGTCGCCGTTCAGCCCGGCGGCTGCTCCGGCCTGCGCTACCAGCTCTTCTTCGACGAGCGTTCGCTCGACGGCGACGTGGTCAAGGACTTCGACGGCGTCAAGGTCGTCACCGACCGCATGAGCGCCCCGTACCTGGGCGGCGCCTCCATCGACTTCGTCGACACCATCGAGAAGCAGGGCTTCACGATCGACAACCCGAACGCGACGGGTTCCTGCGCCTGCGGCGACTCCTTCAGCTAG
- a CDS encoding L,D-transpeptidase: MSHQRRPRTVVGCTLLVIALCAVASGCGSDGNPLSARPYDATDQISVNAPDGDGKKADPDKPLEVTADDDRIVDVTAVDAAGRYVAGRLSADGSRWHSTEPLAAGAHYTVRVSTEDDDGAPGRRVLSFDTGKPTVKKRLGVEFGPQAGEYGVGQPVVAKLDQPVKDPAQRAVVERGLKVTSTPFAQGGWHWVDDKELHYRPKDYWPAHATVRAHSNLDGIKISDRLWGGPVKELKLTTGDRVVAVTDAASHSMTVFKNNQEIKQIPVTTGKPGFDTRNGVKVVLGKEYYVRMRGTTVGIAEGSSDSYDLPVYYATRVTWSGEYVHAAPWSVGSQGYANVSHGCTGMSTANAQWFFDNIRQGDVVQVVNSNGDTMETFGNGFGDWNLDWAKWSKGSALTGAKQRTQQETARLSPSAV; this comes from the coding sequence ATGAGCCACCAACGCCGCCCCCGCACCGTCGTCGGCTGCACCCTGCTGGTGATCGCCCTGTGCGCGGTCGCAAGCGGCTGCGGCTCCGACGGCAACCCGCTCTCCGCGCGCCCCTACGACGCGACGGACCAGATCTCCGTCAACGCCCCCGACGGTGACGGGAAGAAGGCCGACCCGGACAAACCCCTGGAGGTCACCGCCGACGACGACCGCATCGTGGACGTCACCGCCGTGGACGCCGCCGGCCGCTACGTGGCGGGCCGGCTCTCCGCCGACGGCAGCCGCTGGCACAGCACCGAACCCCTGGCCGCCGGCGCCCACTACACGGTCCGGGTGAGCACCGAGGACGACGACGGGGCGCCCGGCCGCCGGGTCCTCTCCTTCGACACCGGAAAGCCCACCGTCAAGAAGCGGCTGGGCGTCGAGTTCGGCCCCCAGGCGGGCGAGTACGGCGTCGGCCAGCCCGTCGTCGCCAAACTCGACCAGCCCGTCAAGGACCCCGCCCAGCGGGCCGTCGTCGAACGGGGGCTGAAAGTCACCTCCACGCCCTTCGCGCAGGGCGGCTGGCACTGGGTGGACGACAAGGAGCTCCACTACCGCCCCAAGGACTACTGGCCCGCCCACGCCACCGTCCGCGCCCACAGCAACCTGGACGGCATCAAGATCAGCGACCGGCTGTGGGGCGGCCCCGTGAAGGAGCTCAAACTGACCACCGGCGACCGGGTCGTCGCCGTGACGGACGCCGCGTCGCACTCCATGACGGTCTTCAAGAACAACCAGGAGATCAAGCAGATCCCCGTCACCACCGGCAAGCCCGGCTTCGACACCCGCAACGGCGTCAAGGTCGTCCTGGGCAAGGAGTACTACGTACGTATGCGCGGGACCACCGTCGGCATCGCCGAGGGCTCCTCGGACTCCTACGACCTGCCCGTCTACTACGCCACGCGCGTCACCTGGAGCGGCGAGTACGTCCACGCCGCCCCCTGGTCCGTGGGCTCCCAGGGATACGCGAACGTCAGCCACGGCTGCACCGGCATGAGCACGGCCAACGCCCAGTGGTTCTTCGACAACATCCGCCAGGGCGACGTCGTCCAGGTCGTCAACAGCAACGGCGACACCATGGAGACGTTCGGCAACGGCTTCGGCGACTGGAACCTCGACTGGGCCAAGTGGAGCAAGGGCAGCGCGTTGACGGGAGCCAAGCAGAGGACACAGCAGGAGACGGCCCGGCTGAGCCCGTCAGCGGTGTGA
- the ctaD gene encoding aa3-type cytochrome oxidase subunit I, giving the protein MSILNEPQGASAAEDSYENELPVRRRQPGNVVVKWLTTTDHKTIGTLYLVTSFAFFCIGGVMALLMRAELARPGLQIMSNEQFNQAFTMHGTIMLLMFATPLFAGFTNWIMPLQIGAPDVAFPRLNMFAYWLYLFGSTIAVGGFLTPQGAADFGWFAYSPLSDAVRSPGIGADLWIMGLAFSGFGTILGAVNFITTIICMRAPGMTMFRMPIFTWNVLLTAVLVLLAFPVLAAALFALEADRKFGAHVFDAANGGALLWQHLFWFFGHPEVYIIALPFFGIISEVIPVFSRKPMFGYMGLIAATVSIAGLSVTVWAHHMYVTGGVLLPFFSFMTFLIAVPTGVKFFNWIGTMWKGSLSFETPMLWATGFLVTFTFGGLTGVILASPPMDFHVSDSYFVVAHFHYVVFGTVVFAMFSGFHFWWPKMTGKMLDERLGKITFWTLFIGFHGTFLVQHWLGAEGMPRRYADYLAADGFTALNTISTISSFVLGLSVLPFLYNVWKTAKYGKPVGVDDPWGYGRSLEWATSCPPPRHNFLTLPRIRSESPAFDLHHPEIAALEQLEHAGHGGGAIAGSKEAGK; this is encoded by the coding sequence GTGAGCATCCTCAACGAACCCCAGGGTGCCTCCGCAGCCGAGGACTCGTACGAGAACGAGCTGCCGGTCAGGCGCAGGCAGCCCGGCAACGTCGTGGTGAAGTGGCTGACGACCACCGACCACAAGACCATCGGTACGTTGTACCTGGTCACGTCGTTCGCGTTCTTCTGCATCGGCGGCGTCATGGCGCTCCTCATGCGTGCCGAGCTGGCCCGCCCCGGCCTGCAGATCATGTCGAACGAGCAGTTCAACCAGGCGTTCACGATGCACGGCACGATCATGCTGCTGATGTTCGCGACGCCGCTGTTCGCCGGTTTCACGAACTGGATCATGCCGCTGCAGATCGGCGCGCCCGACGTGGCGTTCCCGCGGCTGAACATGTTCGCCTACTGGCTCTACCTGTTCGGCTCGACCATCGCCGTGGGCGGCTTCCTCACCCCGCAGGGTGCGGCCGACTTCGGCTGGTTCGCCTACTCTCCGCTGTCGGACGCCGTCCGCTCGCCGGGCATCGGCGCCGACCTGTGGATCATGGGCCTGGCCTTCTCCGGTTTCGGCACCATCCTCGGCGCGGTCAACTTCATCACCACGATCATCTGCATGCGCGCCCCCGGCATGACGATGTTCCGCATGCCGATCTTCACCTGGAACGTGCTGCTGACCGCGGTCCTGGTCCTGCTGGCCTTCCCCGTTCTCGCCGCCGCGCTGTTCGCGCTGGAGGCGGATCGGAAATTCGGGGCACATGTCTTCGACGCGGCCAACGGCGGCGCGTTGCTGTGGCAACACCTCTTCTGGTTCTTCGGCCATCCAGAGGTGTACATCATCGCCCTGCCGTTCTTCGGCATCATCTCCGAGGTCATCCCGGTCTTCTCCCGCAAGCCGATGTTCGGCTACATGGGCCTGATCGCCGCGACGGTCTCCATCGCCGGCCTGTCCGTGACGGTGTGGGCGCACCACATGTACGTCACCGGCGGAGTGCTGCTTCCGTTCTTCTCCTTCATGACGTTCCTCATCGCCGTTCCGACCGGCGTGAAGTTCTTCAACTGGATCGGAACGATGTGGAAGGGCTCGCTGTCCTTCGAGACACCGATGCTGTGGGCTACGGGCTTCCTCGTCACCTTCACCTTCGGTGGTCTGACCGGCGTCATCCTGGCCTCGCCGCCGATGGACTTCCACGTCTCCGACTCGTACTTCGTGGTGGCCCACTTCCACTACGTCGTCTTCGGCACGGTCGTCTTCGCGATGTTCTCCGGCTTCCACTTCTGGTGGCCGAAGATGACGGGCAAGATGCTCGACGAGCGGCTCGGCAAGATCACGTTCTGGACGCTGTTCATCGGCTTCCACGGCACCTTCCTGGTCCAGCACTGGCTGGGCGCCGAGGGCATGCCGCGTCGCTACGCGGACTACCTCGCGGCCGACGGATTCACCGCCCTGAACACGATCTCGACGATCAGCTCGTTCGTCCTCGGTCTGTCCGTGCTGCCGTTCCTCTACAACGTGTGGAAGACCGCCAAGTACGGCAAGCCGGTCGGCGTCGACGACCCGTGGGGCTACGGCCGCTCCCTGGAGTGGGCCACCTCCTGCCCGCCGCCGCGCCACAACTTCCTCACCCTGCCGCGGATCCGCAGTGAATCCCCGGCGTTCGACCTGCACCACCCGGAGATCGCCGCGCTCGAGCAGCTGGAGCACGCCGGTCACGGCGGCGGCGCCATCGCGGGCAGCAAGGAGGCCGGCAAGTGA